From the genome of Scytonema hofmannii PCC 7110, one region includes:
- a CDS encoding xanthine dehydrogenase family protein molybdopterin-binding subunit, whose product MSNTQKIMETVMQYAPDKEPNALSHRRGYLGTPLSRVDGQLKVKGEAPFTAEYKVENTAYAALVYSSVTKGKITKIDVSRAEKANGVLAIVTHENAPKLKNPPTFGLSGNGAAASDLPILQEADVHWNGQPIAVIVAETQDRAEEAATLVKVEYETAEAEVSFDALKKIAKPPENILGEPPEIKIGDAENALDAAEFKVDNLYRTPRYNHNAIEPHATVAVWHDNESLTVFDSTQCIHNLSYTLAVIFGIQPEAVRVISPFVGGGFGSKGTMWWNTALCAMAAKVVNCPVKLSVSRQGIFRIVGGRTPSEQRVALGAGKDGKFTALIHSGITAATRHNNFPEQFTFPVRHLYAAENFYIGQKVVNLDTVANTFMRAPGESIGTFALESAIDELAYELKIDPIELRRINEPTKDPVRDVAFSMRNLTLAYQRGAEKFGWQHQAPRSQKDGKWLVGQGVATAYYPYYRFVSTARVRIFADGTAVVQTSAQEMGMGTATVQIQHAAERLGLPIERVSFEYGDSNLPQAPLAGGSNQTASNFAAIAATIEKALRELLAIAGDDSPLAGLKYEEIEARDGGVFSKENSSKGETYASILKRVGQDYVEAEATSSQPSEMQKYSMGSYGAQFCEVRVNEETGEVRVSRWLGSFDCGKILNPKTATSQFRGGIIMGIGMALTEETLFDERKGRIMNASLAEYHVPVNLDVPHIEIIYNNIPDEHAPSGAHGIGEIGITGVAAAIANAIYNATGKRIRELPITLDKLL is encoded by the coding sequence ATGAGCAACACGCAGAAAATTATGGAAACCGTCATGCAGTATGCACCCGACAAAGAACCCAATGCGCTATCTCACCGGCGCGGTTATCTCGGAACACCTTTGAGCCGTGTTGATGGGCAATTGAAAGTCAAAGGTGAAGCTCCTTTCACGGCAGAGTATAAAGTTGAAAATACGGCTTATGCCGCCCTCGTTTACAGTTCGGTTACCAAGGGAAAAATTACGAAAATCGACGTATCGAGAGCCGAAAAAGCGAACGGTGTTTTAGCGATCGTCACCCACGAAAACGCCCCGAAACTAAAAAATCCGCCGACGTTCGGATTGAGTGGCAATGGTGCGGCGGCAAGCGATTTGCCAATATTACAGGAAGCAGATGTGCATTGGAACGGTCAGCCAATCGCTGTCATCGTCGCCGAAACGCAGGATCGGGCGGAAGAAGCCGCCACACTTGTTAAAGTCGAATATGAAACGGCAGAGGCGGAAGTTTCTTTTGACGCTTTGAAAAAGATTGCCAAACCGCCTGAGAATATTCTTGGCGAGCCGCCTGAAATCAAAATCGGTGACGCCGAAAACGCATTGGATGCAGCAGAATTTAAGGTTGACAATCTTTATCGCACGCCGCGCTATAACCACAATGCGATCGAGCCGCACGCGACGGTTGCTGTCTGGCACGATAATGAAAGTTTAACTGTTTTCGACAGTACGCAATGCATTCACAACTTAAGCTATACGCTTGCTGTGATATTCGGCATTCAACCCGAAGCTGTTCGGGTCATCTCGCCGTTTGTTGGCGGCGGATTCGGCAGCAAAGGCACGATGTGGTGGAATACGGCACTTTGCGCGATGGCGGCGAAAGTTGTCAACTGTCCTGTAAAACTATCTGTGTCACGCCAAGGCATTTTTCGTATTGTCGGCGGGCGCACACCCTCGGAACAGCGCGTTGCACTCGGCGCTGGTAAAGACGGAAAATTCACTGCCCTCATTCATAGTGGCATTACCGCCGCAACGAGGCACAACAATTTTCCCGAACAGTTCACTTTTCCGGTGCGACATCTTTATGCTGCGGAAAATTTTTACATCGGACAGAAAGTCGTCAATCTCGATACGGTCGCGAACACTTTTATGCGTGCGCCGGGTGAATCAATCGGCACCTTCGCGTTAGAGTCGGCGATTGACGAACTGGCTTATGAACTAAAAATCGATCCGATAGAACTCCGGCGCATCAACGAGCCAACGAAAGACCCGGTGAGAGATGTCGCATTTTCGATGCGTAATTTAACCTTGGCTTACCAGCGTGGGGCGGAGAAATTCGGCTGGCAACATCAAGCACCGCGATCTCAAAAGGATGGTAAATGGCTCGTTGGGCAGGGTGTGGCGACGGCTTATTATCCGTATTACCGTTTCGTTTCGACCGCTCGCGTCCGAATTTTTGCTGACGGCACGGCAGTGGTTCAAACCTCGGCGCAGGAGATGGGCATGGGAACGGCAACGGTGCAGATTCAACATGCGGCAGAGAGATTAGGGTTGCCAATCGAGCGAGTTTCGTTTGAATACGGCGATTCAAATTTGCCACAGGCACCGTTGGCTGGTGGCTCGAATCAAACTGCTAGTAACTTCGCGGCGATTGCAGCGACGATTGAAAAAGCTTTGCGCGAACTGCTCGCGATCGCCGGAGACGATTCGCCACTTGCGGGTCTAAAATATGAAGAGATTGAGGCACGCGACGGTGGGGTTTTCAGCAAGGAAAACTCGTCAAAAGGCGAAACTTACGCATCAATTTTGAAAAGGGTTGGGCAGGATTATGTCGAAGCGGAAGCGACATCGAGCCAGCCTTCGGAGATGCAAAAATATTCGATGGGTTCATACGGCGCACAGTTCTGCGAAGTCCGTGTCAACGAAGAAACTGGCGAAGTCCGTGTTTCACGCTGGCTAGGGTCATTCGACTGCGGAAAAATTCTGAATCCGAAGACTGCGACCAGTCAGTTTCGTGGTGGGATTATTATGGGCATTGGCATGGCACTAACCGAAGAAACATTATTTGACGAGCGAAAGGGGCGAATCATGAACGCCTCACTCGCCGAATATCACGTTCCGGTTAATCTGGACGTGCCGCATATCGAAATTATTTACAACAACATTCCCGACGAACACGCTCCATCAGGCGCGCATGGCATCGGCGAAATTGGCATCACGGGCGTGGCGGCGGCAATTGCCAATGCGATTTACAACGCGACAGGCAAACGCATTAGAGAGTTGCCGATTACGCTTGATAAACTGCTGTGA
- a CDS encoding FAD binding domain-containing protein: MKNFIYQKAKSVDAAINLIGQNAGAKFLGGGTNLVDLMRENIERLDALVDVTHLPANIEETADGAIRIGAAVKNTALANHESIREKFPVLSQAILYGASGQIRNMATVGGNLLQRTRCYYFYDDTARCNKREIGAGCDAIDGFNRIHAILGTSDACIATHPSDMCVALAALDARVLVQGANGSREIAFNDFHHLPENTPHIETELQDGELITAIEIPRNDFAKNSLYQKVRDRASYAFALVSVAAALEIKNNQIKNVRIALGGVAHKPWRAFAAEEVLLGLPATEENFWRGAEAELENARGFANNSFKIELAKRVIIGVLKELAEQGETN; this comes from the coding sequence ATGAAAAATTTTATTTATCAGAAAGCCAAAAGCGTAGACGCAGCGATAAATTTAATCGGACAAAACGCAGGCGCGAAATTTTTGGGCGGCGGAACGAATCTGGTTGACTTGATGCGCGAAAACATTGAGCGATTAGACGCCTTGGTGGATGTGACGCATCTGCCCGCTAACATCGAAGAAACTGCCGACGGCGCAATCAGAATCGGCGCGGCGGTGAAAAACACTGCGCTTGCCAATCACGAATCGATCCGCGAGAAATTTCCCGTTCTTTCCCAAGCCATTCTCTATGGCGCGTCGGGACAAATCAGAAATATGGCGACCGTCGGTGGCAATCTGTTGCAGAGAACGCGCTGTTATTATTTTTATGACGACACGGCGCGATGCAACAAACGCGAAATCGGCGCTGGCTGCGATGCGATCGACGGTTTCAATCGAATTCACGCGATTTTGGGCACGTCCGATGCCTGCATTGCTACGCATCCGTCGGATATGTGCGTGGCGCTCGCTGCCCTTGATGCACGAGTTTTGGTTCAAGGCGCAAATGGCAGCCGCGAAATCGCGTTCAATGATTTTCACCATCTTCCCGAAAACACGCCGCACATTGAAACCGAGTTGCAAGACGGCGAATTGATTACGGCGATAGAAATTCCGCGAAACGATTTTGCCAAAAATTCGCTGTATCAAAAAGTGCGAGATCGAGCGAGTTACGCCTTTGCATTGGTCAGCGTGGCGGCTGCTTTGGAAATCAAAAATAACCAAATTAAAAACGTGCGAATCGCGCTTGGCGGGGTGGCGCATAAACCTTGGCGGGCGTTTGCAGCCGAAGAGGTTTTGCTGGGTTTACCTGCAACCGAAGAGAATTTCTGGCGTGGGGCAGAAGCAGAATTAGAAAACGCGAGGGGATTTGCCAACAATAGTTTCAAAATCGAATTAGCGAAACGGGTGATTATTGGCGTGCTGAAGGAACTGGCGGAACAAGGAGAAACAAACTGA
- a CDS encoding 2Fe-2S iron-sulfur cluster-binding protein, whose amino-acid sequence MNQKSVDKNAVGMANLPPSKIAVNLKINEAAYDLQIEPRVSLLDALREFAGLTGTKKGCNQGACGACTVLVDGERINSCLALAVQYEGVEITTIEGLANEGELHPLQAAFVEHDGFQCGYCTPGQICSAIGMLREFQQNLPSAVSPSMNGEYEFSDEEIRERMSGNLCRCGAYVGITEAIHTAFDREAAR is encoded by the coding sequence ATGAATCAAAAATCTGTTGACAAAAACGCTGTTGGCATGGCAAATTTGCCGCCAAGCAAGATAGCGGTCAACTTAAAAATTAATGAAGCGGCTTACGATTTACAAATCGAGCCGCGTGTTTCTTTGCTCGACGCTTTGCGCGAGTTTGCTGGACTCACGGGAACTAAGAAAGGGTGCAATCAGGGGGCGTGCGGTGCCTGTACCGTGCTGGTTGACGGCGAACGCATCAATTCGTGTTTGGCACTTGCCGTTCAGTACGAAGGTGTGGAAATCACGACGATCGAAGGCTTGGCAAATGAGGGGGAACTGCATCCCCTACAAGCTGCGTTCGTCGAACACGACGGGTTTCAGTGCGGCTACTGCACCCCCGGACAGATTTGTTCTGCGATCGGAATGCTCAGAGAATTTCAGCAAAATCTGCCGAGCGCGGTTTCGCCTAGTATGAATGGAGAATATGAATTTTCCGATGAAGAAATCAGAGAACGGATGAGCGGAAATTTATGTCGCTGCGGTGCTTATGTCGGCATTACGGAAGCGATTCACACCGCATTTGATCGTGAGGCGGCACGATGA
- a CDS encoding alpha/beta fold hydrolase, protein MPYITVGQENSANIDIYYEDLGAGQPVVLIHGFPLNGHSWEKQVLALLNEGYRVITYDRRGFGASSQPSFGYDYDTFAADLNTLMTKLDLRDVVLVGFSMGTGEVTRYLGEYGSERVSKAVLMAPVPPFLLKTDDNPEGVDKSVFDGIMKAIVEDRPAYFSAFFRDFFNVDMLLGDRISNDAIQMSWNVAAGASAKGTLDCVPSWLTDFRNDLPRIDVPTLIVHGDADRILPLQSTAARLPKLIKNSQLVIIPGGPHAINWTHADLVNPVLLDFLQQTN, encoded by the coding sequence ATGCCTTACATCACTGTTGGTCAAGAAAACTCTGCAAACATCGATATCTATTACGAAGATCTTGGGGCGGGTCAACCTGTCGTACTCATTCACGGATTTCCTCTGAATGGTCATTCTTGGGAAAAGCAGGTATTAGCTCTGTTGAACGAGGGATATCGAGTCATTACTTACGATCGCCGAGGATTTGGTGCTTCGAGCCAACCATCGTTTGGCTATGACTACGACACTTTTGCAGCAGATCTAAATACACTCATGACCAAACTCGATCTGCGTGATGTCGTGCTAGTCGGCTTCTCAATGGGAACGGGTGAAGTGACGCGCTATCTCGGCGAATATGGCTCAGAGCGTGTGAGTAAAGCAGTGCTGATGGCTCCAGTGCCTCCTTTCCTACTAAAGACAGATGACAATCCGGAAGGCGTTGACAAAAGCGTCTTTGATGGCATTATGAAAGCAATCGTTGAAGACCGTCCAGCTTATTTTTCTGCATTTTTTAGAGACTTCTTTAACGTCGATATGCTGCTTGGCGACCGCATCAGTAATGATGCCATCCAGATGAGTTGGAATGTTGCAGCAGGAGCTTCTGCCAAGGGAACTCTCGATTGTGTACCATCATGGCTCACTGACTTTCGGAATGATTTACCACGTATTGACGTGCCAACTTTGATCGTTCATGGTGATGCCGATCGCATTCTACCATTACAGTCAACCGCAGCAAGACTACCAAAGCTCATTAAAAACAGCCAACTTGTAATAATCCCTGGCGGACCGCACGCCATCAACTGGACTCACGCGGATCTGGTTAATCCAGTGTTGCTGGACTTCCTTCAACAGACAAATTAA
- a CDS encoding MBL fold metallo-hydrolase — translation MFFRTILAVITTVLIITTSYISSGMAADKTAKAQVPGFYSFRLGEFTITALSDGTVPQDLNKVLTNANSAEIERLLHRNFRTNPIEASINAFLIDTGDKQVLVDTGVGQLFGPKLGGKLQASLKASGYTPNEIDMILLTHIHADHSGGLVENGRLMFPTATVYVGKPDVDFWLDPANAANAERLRLDRKYFDEAVKTVKPYLDAGKLKSFSGETVILAGIIALPTPGHTPGHSFYLVESGGESIEFCGDIVHFASIQFPNPKIAVVYDVNPNAAAEQREKQFARAEKSRRLVATAHLPFPGVGHIRAEKQGYSWVPVDYRWRD, via the coding sequence ATGTTTTTTAGAACAATTTTAGCTGTAATAACCACAGTACTGATTATTACAACCTCGTATATTTCTTCGGGGATGGCTGCAGATAAAACTGCAAAAGCTCAAGTACCAGGTTTCTACTCTTTTAGGTTAGGCGAATTTACGATTACAGCACTTAGCGATGGTACAGTACCACAAGATCTTAATAAGGTTCTGACTAATGCGAACTCGGCAGAGATTGAGCGTCTCCTCCATAGAAACTTCCGCACGAACCCTATTGAAGCCTCAATCAATGCGTTTCTTATCGATACCGGAGATAAACAGGTATTGGTGGATACTGGGGTAGGACAATTGTTTGGACCAAAGCTAGGTGGCAAGCTGCAAGCTTCCTTGAAAGCATCGGGTTATACACCAAATGAGATCGACATGATTCTCCTTACTCATATTCATGCCGATCATAGCGGCGGTCTGGTCGAAAATGGACGACTGATGTTTCCTACTGCCACAGTTTACGTTGGCAAGCCTGATGTCGATTTCTGGCTCGATCCCGCGAATGCCGCGAATGCAGAGCGATTGCGTCTCGATCGCAAATATTTTGATGAAGCAGTCAAAACAGTCAAACCCTACCTTGATGCAGGCAAGCTTAAATCGTTTTCTGGAGAAACAGTTATCTTAGCAGGAATCATCGCGCTTCCTACGCCCGGACACACACCCGGACACAGCTTTTATTTAGTTGAAAGCGGGGGCGAGAGCATTGAATTTTGTGGCGATATTGTTCACTTTGCCTCGATTCAATTTCCGAATCCTAAGATTGCAGTTGTCTATGATGTCAATCCCAATGCCGCAGCAGAGCAACGGGAGAAACAGTTTGCTCGTGCAGAAAAATCACGCCGCCTAGTCGCTACTGCACATTTGCCCTTTCCAGGAGTGGGTCACATCCGCGCAGAAAAGCAGGGTTATAGCTGGGTGCCTGTGGATTATCGTTGGCGCGATTAA
- a CDS encoding D-alanine--D-alanine ligase family protein, which translates to MPVLRILHLVGSADNDFYCDLSRLYAQDCLAATADPSRYDFQIAYITPDRQWRFPHSLSREDIAVAKPIPLFDAIQFITAQNIDLMLPQMFCIPGMTHYRALFDLLKILYIGNTPDVTAIAAHKARAKAIVEAAGVKVPRGEVLRQGDVPTITPPTVVKPASSDNSLGVSLVKEATDYDAALKKAFEYADEAIVEAFIELGREVRCGIIVKDGELVGLPLEEYLVDPHSKPIRNYADKLQQTDDGNLRLTAKDNIKAWIVDPNDPITRKVQQVAKECHKALGCRHYSLFDFRIDPKGQPWFLEAGLYCSFSPKSVIPCMAKVGGIPLDELLMTAINETLA; encoded by the coding sequence ATGCCAGTACTTCGTATTCTTCATTTAGTTGGATCTGCAGACAATGATTTTTACTGTGATTTGTCACGCCTTTACGCCCAAGACTGTCTGGCAGCAACTGCAGATCCATCGCGCTATGACTTTCAGATTGCATACATCACACCCGATCGCCAGTGGCGATTTCCTCACTCCCTCAGTCGAGAAGATATTGCTGTCGCCAAACCGATTCCTCTGTTTGATGCTATACAGTTTATAACAGCACAAAACATTGACCTCATGTTGCCACAAATGTTTTGTATTCCTGGAATGACTCACTACCGGGCACTATTCGACCTGCTCAAGATCCTTTATATAGGCAATACTCCGGATGTTACGGCAATAGCGGCCCACAAAGCCAGAGCCAAAGCAATTGTCGAAGCAGCAGGGGTCAAAGTGCCACGTGGAGAAGTACTCCGCCAAGGAGACGTTCCGACAATTACACCTCCAACAGTCGTCAAACCCGCAAGTTCTGACAACTCTTTAGGGGTGTCCTTAGTCAAAGAGGCTACTGACTATGACGCTGCCCTGAAGAAAGCATTTGAATATGCGGATGAGGCGATCGTAGAAGCATTCATTGAACTCGGTCGAGAAGTCAGATGCGGCATCATTGTCAAAGATGGGGAGCTAGTCGGTTTACCTCTTGAAGAGTATCTGGTAGACCCCCACTCCAAACCCATCCGCAACTATGCTGATAAACTCCAACAAACGGACGATGGCAACTTGCGTTTGACCGCTAAAGATAATATCAAGGCTTGGATTGTAGATCCTAACGACCCGATCACCCGAAAGGTTCAGCAAGTGGCTAAGGAGTGTCATAAGGCTTTGGGCTGTCGCCACTACAGTTTATTTGACTTCCGGATCGACCCAAAGGGACAACCTTGGTTCTTAGAAGCCGGTTTGTATTGTTCTTTTTCCCCCAAAAGTGTGATTCCCTGTATGGCGAAAGTAGGGGGAATTCCTCTAGATGAGTTATTGATGACGGCGATCAATGAAACGTTGGCATGA
- a CDS encoding DUF4142 domain-containing protein produces MFNFKKLCKVVADFNLVKYRNTPPALSRTLLLVRGGLVRSVPHFDAKLCKIIIGFAVFVIIVFLKACSVTPVNKPIPLSNEPVASLDRQLATDAFQGGMAEIELGKQALQRSTNPKVKKFAQQMIEQHTKAQEKLLRLLNKKEIVPPKTSGLKYETVGAHLIQLSGSRFDELYMKEMGVNRHLEAIATFQREVTLGKDPDFKAFASEGLQTARNHFEMAGTVTGYSLLDKTINKG; encoded by the coding sequence ATGTTTAATTTTAAAAAACTTTGTAAAGTTGTGGCAGATTTCAACTTGGTGAAGTACAGAAATACCCCACCTGCGCTATCGCGCACCCTCCTCTTGGTAAGGGGAGGGTTGGTTCGGAGTGTACCTCATTTTGATGCAAAGCTGTGTAAAATAATCATCGGTTTTGCTGTTTTTGTAATCATTGTATTTCTCAAGGCTTGCAGTGTAACTCCAGTCAATAAACCTATACCATTGTCAAATGAACCAGTCGCTTCATTAGATCGGCAGTTAGCTACTGATGCTTTTCAGGGAGGAATGGCAGAAATAGAACTTGGAAAACAGGCGTTACAGAGGTCTACAAATCCTAAAGTAAAAAAATTCGCGCAGCAGATGATCGAACAGCATACAAAGGCGCAAGAGAAACTTTTGCGATTATTAAATAAGAAGGAAATTGTACCTCCAAAAACAAGCGGGCTCAAGTATGAAACAGTCGGCGCGCATTTAATACAGCTTTCCGGGAGTCGTTTCGACGAGCTATATATGAAGGAGATGGGAGTGAACCGTCACCTTGAAGCTATAGCTACATTCCAGCGAGAAGTAACACTTGGAAAAGACCCCGATTTCAAAGCCTTTGCTAGTGAAGGGCTGCAAACAGCACGCAATCATTTTGAGATGGCTGGTACAGTAACAGGTTACAGTTTACTGGACAAGACAATAAATAAAGGATGA
- a CDS encoding ribose-phosphate pyrophosphokinase has protein sequence MNAHRGSAVLSSTAIKVQPTATGVTENNRLRLFSGSANVPLSQEVARYLGMDLGPMIRKRFADGELYIQIQESIRGCDVYLIQPSCHPVNDNLMELLIMIDACRRASARQVTAVIPYYGYARADRKTAGRESITAKLVANLITEAGANRILAMDLHSAQIQGYFDIPLDHVYGSPVLLDYLASKQLPDLVVVSPDVGGVARARAFAKKLNDAPLAIIDKRRQAHNVAEVLNVIGDVKGKTAVLVDDMIDTGGTISEGAKLLREEGARQVYACATHAVFSPPAVERLSSGLFEEVIITNTIPVPEKNRFPQLVMLSVANLLGETIWRIHEDSSVSSMFR, from the coding sequence ATGAATGCACATCGAGGATCTGCTGTGCTCAGTTCTACTGCCATAAAAGTACAGCCGACTGCTACAGGCGTGACTGAAAATAATCGCTTGCGGCTGTTCTCTGGCTCTGCCAATGTACCACTGTCTCAAGAAGTTGCCCGTTACCTGGGAATGGATTTGGGACCAATGATTCGCAAACGATTTGCGGATGGAGAACTTTATATCCAAATTCAAGAATCCATTCGAGGCTGTGATGTTTACCTCATCCAGCCCAGTTGTCATCCCGTAAATGACAATCTGATGGAACTGTTGATAATGATCGATGCTTGTCGTCGCGCATCTGCACGGCAAGTCACTGCAGTTATTCCCTACTATGGCTACGCCCGTGCGGACAGGAAAACAGCAGGAAGAGAGTCAATTACTGCCAAGCTAGTTGCCAATCTCATCACAGAAGCAGGTGCCAACCGAATTTTAGCAATGGATCTGCACTCAGCTCAGATTCAAGGCTACTTCGATATTCCATTGGATCACGTTTACGGTTCACCAGTACTGCTGGATTATTTAGCAAGCAAGCAACTGCCAGATCTCGTTGTCGTTTCCCCAGACGTTGGTGGTGTAGCACGAGCCAGAGCATTTGCTAAAAAGCTAAATGATGCCCCATTAGCAATTATAGATAAACGCCGTCAAGCTCACAACGTGGCCGAAGTTTTAAACGTTATCGGCGATGTTAAAGGCAAAACGGCAGTGTTAGTAGATGACATGATTGACACTGGGGGGACTATCTCTGAAGGAGCAAAACTCCTGCGTGAAGAAGGAGCTCGTCAAGTTTATGCATGTGCAACTCACGCCGTCTTTTCACCACCTGCAGTTGAGCGCTTATCAAGTGGTTTGTTTGAGGAAGTGATTATCACAAACACGATTCCCGTACCAGAGAAAAATCGATTTCCTCAGTTAGTCATGCTGTCAGTAGCTAACTTGCTGGGAGAAACCATCTGGCGCATTCATGAAGACAGTTCTGTAAGTAGTATGTTTCGCTAA
- a CDS encoding protein kinase domain-containing protein yields MQPPITSGTILQNRYRIIKTLGQGGFGRTYLAEDQRRFNELCAIKELIPVVTGGYAWEKAKELFQREAAILYQIQHPQVPQFRERFEQDQRLFLVQDYVAGKTYSTLLDERKASGKVFAEQEVLQLIHSLLPILEHIHSRGMIHRDIAPDNIILRDSDRLPVLIDFGVVKELATRLNSPDNTIQATTVGKFGYAPSEQMQTGRAYPSSDLYALAVTAIVLLTGKEPQQLFDDNQLSWNWERWVTVNPLLAQVLNRMLSRKPSDRYQSATEVMQALQVVGKSSPPTPDLSNVQTIAVVQRPAPVPPAPEQPEPVIPPPANNSLLDNPIAIGVITIIVIVLAGFGSWAFVRSFRDRPQPSSEQTTAPQTFPSPVIPGGTLTPTPTPTPTPTPTPTPTPTTSTPTPIQTEAPGVYRRRLSFDTSNTETVQGILAAQETAFYAFRAKEGQQLTVSLEKEGGVLLTILGPNREPIDNSAKQVSFYQGKLPVPGRYTIQINPVPGLDQSDYSLNVVLENSVQPTPTPTPSPLEPSSTPAPLPTEITPTPTPTEPVTSDQLPVTSDQGEVLIPNPQSPIPSPQSPIPSPQSPIPNPQ; encoded by the coding sequence ATGCAACCACCGATTACATCTGGCACTATCCTGCAAAACCGTTACCGGATAATAAAAACTCTAGGTCAGGGGGGATTCGGTAGAACCTATCTAGCAGAAGATCAAAGGCGTTTTAACGAACTTTGTGCAATCAAGGAATTGATTCCAGTAGTAACGGGGGGTTATGCATGGGAGAAGGCAAAAGAACTGTTTCAGCGAGAAGCGGCAATCTTGTATCAAATACAGCACCCCCAAGTGCCACAATTTCGGGAGAGATTTGAACAAGACCAGCGCTTATTCTTAGTGCAAGACTATGTTGCTGGAAAAACCTACAGCACTTTACTGGATGAGCGCAAAGCGTCTGGTAAAGTATTTGCGGAGCAAGAAGTGTTACAACTGATACATTCTTTGCTGCCAATTTTGGAACATATTCACAGTCGGGGCATGATTCACAGGGATATTGCTCCGGATAATATTATATTGCGGGACAGCGATCGCTTACCAGTTTTAATTGACTTTGGTGTCGTCAAAGAACTGGCAACTCGATTAAACTCTCCAGATAATACAATCCAAGCAACAACTGTGGGGAAATTTGGTTACGCTCCGAGCGAACAAATGCAAACGGGTAGAGCATACCCCAGTAGCGATCTCTATGCGCTTGCAGTCACAGCGATTGTTTTGCTAACAGGGAAAGAACCTCAACAACTTTTTGATGACAACCAACTGAGTTGGAATTGGGAACGCTGGGTGACGGTGAATCCTCTATTGGCGCAAGTGCTGAATCGGATGCTGAGTCGAAAACCGAGCGATCGCTATCAAAGTGCTACGGAAGTTATGCAAGCGCTGCAAGTTGTAGGAAAATCAAGTCCTCCTACGCCTGACTTATCCAATGTTCAAACAATAGCAGTTGTTCAGCGTCCTGCTCCAGTTCCACCTGCGCCAGAGCAACCCGAACCAGTGATTCCGCCACCTGCTAACAATTCACTTCTAGATAATCCTATAGCGATTGGAGTCATTACCATTATTGTTATCGTTTTGGCAGGATTTGGTTCTTGGGCTTTTGTGCGGTCTTTCCGCGATCGACCCCAGCCATCATCAGAACAAACCACAGCCCCACAAACTTTCCCCTCACCCGTCATTCCTGGGGGAACACTAACACCAACACCAACGCCAACACCAACACCAACACCAACGCCAACACCAACGCCAACGACTTCTACCCCAACACCGATCCAAACCGAAGCACCTGGTGTTTACAGAAGACGGTTGAGTTTTGATACATCCAATACAGAAACCGTTCAGGGGATTCTTGCAGCCCAGGAAACCGCCTTTTATGCTTTTCGGGCTAAAGAAGGACAACAGTTGACTGTGAGTCTTGAGAAAGAAGGTGGTGTGTTACTGACAATCTTAGGACCTAATCGGGAACCAATTGATAATTCTGCCAAGCAGGTCTCATTTTATCAAGGAAAATTACCTGTTCCTGGTAGATATACCATACAAATAAACCCTGTCCCAGGGCTTGACCAAAGTGATTACAGTTTAAATGTTGTATTAGAAAACTCGGTACAACCAACACCAACACCAACACCATCGCCTTTAGAGCCATCATCCACCCCAGCACCATTACCCACGGAAATTACACCCACTCCTACACCCACAGAACCAGTGACCAGTGACCAGTTACCAGTGACCAGTGACCAGGGAGAAGTACTAATCCCTAATCCCCAGTCTCCAATCCCCAGTCCCCAGTCTCCAATCCCTAGTCCCCAATCCCCAATCCCCAATCCCCAATGA